In Brevundimonas sp. SGAir0440, one DNA window encodes the following:
- a CDS encoding MFS transporter produces the protein MNLLSHRPRLSGLAIWNMCVGFFGIQIGFGLQNANTSRIFQTLGAEVDSLAILWIAAPLTGLLVQPIIGHFSDKTWTRFGRRRPYFLIGAIATTLALIAMPNSPSLWFAAAMLWIMDASINITMEPFRAFVGDNLPEEQRTAGYAMQSFFIGAGAVFASVLPWLLSNVFDIASTAEAGVVPLSVKIAFYVGAAGLFSAVLWTVLSTKEYSPEQIAAFERARDDAPAKPVEVEAPARSVQGWMTSGLVCAVLGGLGFVLIGALDLEKELLILAGFFAGFGLLQIAVGMMQRRRITNAATEILNDIFRMPETMRGLAVVQFFSWFALFAMWIYTTAAVTRVHYGATDTTSAAYATGADWVGVLFGVYNGVAALAAFTLPVIAKRIGRKATHALMLMLGAAGLFGVFAIREPGLLWLPMIGVGFAWASIVSMPYAILSAAVPDRKMGVYMGVFNIFIVVPQLLAATVLGLILKTLFDGQAIWALVLGAVSFVLAAASALMVKEHRG, from the coding sequence ATGAACCTGCTCTCGCACCGCCCGCGCCTGTCCGGCCTGGCGATCTGGAACATGTGCGTCGGCTTCTTCGGCATCCAGATCGGCTTCGGCCTGCAGAACGCCAACACCAGCCGGATCTTCCAGACGCTGGGGGCCGAGGTCGACAGCCTGGCGATCCTGTGGATCGCCGCGCCGCTGACGGGCCTGCTGGTCCAGCCGATTATCGGCCATTTCAGCGACAAGACCTGGACCCGGTTCGGCCGGCGTCGGCCCTATTTCCTGATCGGGGCCATCGCCACCACCCTGGCTCTGATCGCCATGCCCAATAGCCCCAGCCTGTGGTTCGCCGCGGCCATGCTGTGGATCATGGACGCCTCGATCAACATCACCATGGAGCCGTTCCGCGCCTTCGTCGGCGATAACCTGCCGGAGGAGCAGCGCACGGCCGGCTATGCGATGCAGAGCTTCTTCATCGGCGCCGGCGCGGTCTTCGCCTCGGTCCTGCCGTGGCTTTTGTCCAACGTCTTCGATATCGCCTCGACCGCCGAGGCGGGCGTGGTGCCCCTGTCGGTCAAGATCGCCTTCTATGTCGGCGCCGCCGGCCTTTTCTCGGCCGTGCTGTGGACGGTGCTGTCGACCAAGGAATACAGCCCCGAACAGATCGCGGCCTTCGAACGCGCCCGAGACGACGCGCCAGCAAAACCCGTCGAGGTCGAAGCGCCGGCCCGCAGCGTTCAGGGCTGGATGACTTCGGGCCTGGTGTGCGCCGTCCTCGGCGGGCTGGGTTTCGTGCTGATCGGCGCGCTCGATCTGGAGAAGGAGTTGCTGATCCTCGCCGGCTTCTTCGCCGGGTTCGGCCTGCTCCAGATCGCCGTCGGCATGATGCAGCGTCGCCGCATCACCAACGCCGCGACCGAAATCCTGAACGACATCTTTCGCATGCCCGAGACCATGCGCGGCCTGGCCGTTGTTCAGTTCTTCAGCTGGTTCGCCCTGTTCGCCATGTGGATCTACACCACCGCGGCCGTGACCCGCGTCCATTACGGAGCGACCGACACCACCTCGGCCGCCTACGCAACGGGCGCGGACTGGGTGGGGGTTCTGTTCGGGGTCTATAACGGCGTGGCGGCCCTGGCGGCCTTCACCCTGCCGGTCATCGCCAAACGGATCGGACGCAAGGCAACCCATGCGCTGATGCTGATGCTTGGCGCGGCCGGCTTGTTCGGCGTCTTCGCCATCCGCGAGCCGGGCCTCTTGTGGCTGCCGATGATCGGCGTCGGTTTCGCCTGGGCGTCGATCGTCTCCATGCCCTACGCCATCCTGTCGGCGGCGGTGCCGGACCGAAAAATGGGCGTCTATATGGGCGTCTTCAACATCTTCATCGTCGTGCCCCAACTGCTGGCCGCGACGGTTCTGGGCCTGATCCTGAAGACCCTGTTCGATGGTCAGGCAATCTGGGCCCTGGTGCTGGGCGCCGTCTCCTTCGTCCTGGCAGCCGCCAGCGCGCTGATGGTCAAGGAGCATCGCGGATGA
- a CDS encoding alpha/beta hydrolase, which yields MNRRGLLALMAALPFACAARAEGALAGGRLVLHEAVASAHVKARNVSVWLPPGYEATDTAWPVLYMHDGQNLFDPATANFGEWGVDEHLTRLIASGQVRAPIVVGIWNTDLRLREYVPADLIAALPADMRDEVQAIYGGPSLSDAYLRFLVEELKPFIDGAYRTLSGPLDTMIAGSSMGGLISMYAVMKQPQVFSAAACLSTHWPLKVEGLEPGAALDAWRERLVAAWTGVIERGLPEPGDHRFYFDRGDETLDQFYAVFQTQVDQTFRRRGFGPGDFRSLVFPGAQHNEASWNRRLDVPLTFLLSPAPTRNP from the coding sequence ATGAACCGTCGGGGTCTTCTGGCCCTCATGGCCGCCCTGCCCTTCGCCTGCGCGGCGCGCGCCGAGGGCGCCCTCGCGGGCGGGCGGTTGGTGCTGCATGAGGCGGTCGCGTCGGCCCATGTGAAGGCGCGCAACGTCTCGGTCTGGCTGCCGCCCGGATATGAGGCGACCGACACCGCCTGGCCTGTCCTCTATATGCACGACGGCCAGAACCTGTTCGATCCGGCCACGGCCAACTTCGGCGAATGGGGCGTGGACGAACATCTGACGCGGCTGATCGCGAGCGGCCAGGTGCGGGCTCCAATCGTCGTGGGGATCTGGAACACCGACCTGCGGCTGAGGGAATATGTCCCCGCCGACCTGATCGCCGCCCTGCCCGCCGACATGCGCGACGAGGTCCAGGCCATCTACGGCGGCCCGTCCTTGTCCGACGCCTATCTGCGGTTCCTGGTCGAAGAGTTGAAGCCCTTCATCGACGGCGCCTACCGCACCCTGAGCGGTCCGCTGGACACGATGATCGCCGGCTCCAGCATGGGCGGCCTGATCTCCATGTATGCGGTGATGAAACAGCCGCAGGTCTTTTCCGCCGCCGCCTGTCTGTCCACCCATTGGCCGCTAAAGGTCGAAGGGCTTGAGCCCGGCGCGGCGCTGGACGCCTGGCGCGAACGCCTGGTCGCGGCCTGGACCGGCGTGATCGAACGCGGCCTGCCCGAACCGGGCGACCACCGCTTCTATTTCGACCGGGGCGACGAGACGCTGGATCAATTCTACGCCGTCTTCCAGACCCAGGTGGACCAGACTTTCCGCCGTCGCGGCTTTGGCCCCGGCGATTTCCGCAGCCTGGTCTTCCCCGGCGCCCAGCACAATGAAGCGTCCTGGAACCGGCGGCTGGACGTGCCTTTGACCTTCCTTCTTTCCCCCGCCCCCACGCGCAACCCGTGA